Proteins from a single region of Trichoderma asperellum chromosome 3, complete sequence:
- a CDS encoding uncharacterized protein (EggNog:ENOG41), with the protein MESDAVTRYRSRILREMNANRENPFNSPPSSTGRASPTLSSVFSDPDGESTRLLNQDIARVTAPKKLPINWEAAHRKWPEFYAQPKKTFTVLDDQTDTKPLNEIPRSKNERKTAQTIPKYIDDTTEDAWNGSKRTRSEMQPRVDSESDLPQIISHPPVRKLSTYGLTKSAVHNPSPLSKVHIQSPPRERTSEQERQASIEKALEILRKASSTPGDLNRRVSTHDQSSPILSSAKSSMTAVPPSPPPLLSSPVHDTPNGRSFFMPDISHLDDFVTGTLKFNGTIKDGVPILVKHGQVHDQKEKPFGVRHAEIDGVKIPEDEEKIFISMDMIREEIVSLQEHHDKIQDYAGSLQHEVERLEAQLRSSRKGLDGEPNIFGVNEQVLAQKKALEAEVASLQKRLDQATHRISTSDIENDTLAQERDRVISRLQEACEDINKLTRKLSVKEKELETSHKQLNSTGQMRQDNDTLRRDVAALKQGRSTLQRDNASLRAEIDELRRAQQNFLDEAQSLRSNGNDLRHDHQSLVNENRSLRANNKALMDENEDLRENLDGIQHELDVAREEIEALRQQVQLMRQEKMTLREDNDSLVRHNDKYFNENKTLRRENSGFERSIHDLHENNIRLKEELEGVKKQFDRYRPSDMPDLPELTTHTDDLMTGSNEMQKRDATSHSDKVDARHRSKSSVKSSPSKNAGTAQKVAFDLPDKATEKPLQGSKSTVANQGSKRRSASRLSLDPFGDDDTTGMLSVDNITQDLAVSLNLSTTDHKGKEIKQPRGLHTEKSAPKVVHIDSKSQSFKKSVMATEAGVRTVRIVDRDVCPALSTNARRILDDLCGHNCQNCTVCSRITSHSGVISSADLAAGKKRVSIPRPVPVSERGVSGGDHTVRPAHSPGYALALVIKGLEDESQHLQLELTRLQARYNRSDKSMGRQERQDLAEAIRVLLKRVESKSDQIYSLYDVLEGQKAAGQEMTEEEVEMTVLNITGMTVRDATNLSDQMTWEGIVEA; encoded by the exons ATGGAGTCCGACGCAGTTACCAGATATCGTTCGCGCATTCTTAGGGAAATGAACGCAAACCGTGAAAATCCCTTTAATTCCCCACCTTCATCCACCGGCAGAGCGAGCCCGACGCTGTCGTCCGTCTTTTCAGATCCCGACGGCGAGTCCACACGCCTGTTGAACCAGGACATCGCCCGCGTTACTGCTCCCAAGAAACTGCCCATCAACTGGGAGGCTGCACATCGCAAATGGCCCGAGTTCTACGCCCAGCCCAAGAAGACTTTTACCGTCCTCGACGACCAGACAGACACCAAGCCGCTGAATGAAATCCCACGCTCTAAGAACGAAAGGAAGACGGCGCAAACCATTCCCAAGTACATTGACGATACCACCGAGGACGCCTGGAACGGCTCCAAGAGAACGCGCTCGGAAATGCAGCCGCGCGTCGACAGCGAATCTGACCTGCCACAAATTATTTCACACCCGCCCGTCAGAAAACTCTCAACGTACGGCCTGACAAAAAGCGCTGTTCACAACCCCAGCCCTCTATCAAAAGTACACATCCAGTCTCCGCCAAGAGAGCGGACAAGCGAACAGGAGCGACAAGCTTCTATCGAAAAAGCCTTGGAAATATTGCGCAAGGCATCTTCTACCCCTGGTGATTTAAATCGACGAGTATCAACCCACGACCAAAGCTCACCCATTTTGTCCTCTGCCAAATCCAGTATGACAGCTGTTCCTCCTTCACCCCCTCCCTTGCTGTCCAGCCCTGTACACGACACACCAAATGGCCGCTCGTTTTTCATGCCGGATATTTCGCATCTTGATGATTTTGTTACGGGTACATTGAAATTCAACGGTACAATCAAAGACGGCGTACCCATTCTCGTTAAACACGGCCAAGTGCACGACCAGAAGGAGAAGCCTTTTGGCGTACGACATGCAGAAATTGATGGTGTCAAGATtcctgaagatgaggagaaaaTCTTTATATCAATGGATATGATCCGTGAAGAAATTGTCTCTCTCCAAGAGCATCATGACAAGATCCAAGACTATGCCGGCAGCCTTCAGCACGAGGTGGAGAGGCTCGAAGCTCAGCTTAGATCATCTCGCAAGGGTCTAGACGGAGAGCCAAACATCTTTGGTGTCAATGAGCAAGTTTTGGCTCAGAAGAAGG CACTTGAAGCTGAGGTAGCATCACTGCAGAAGCGGCTGGATCAGGCGACACATCGTATCAGCACAAGTGATATTGAAAACGATACTTTGGCCCAAGAGCGAGACCGTGTTATTAGTCGCCTGCAAGAAGCTTGTGAAGATATCAACAAGTTGACTCGGAAACTGAGcgtcaaagagaaagaattgGAAACTAGCCACAAGCAGCTGAATTCAACCGGACAGATGCGCCAAGACAACGACACTCTACGCCGAGACGTTGCAGCCTTGAAGCAGGGTCGAAGTACCTTGCAGCGCGATAATGCATCGCTTCGGGCAGAAATTGATGAACTGCGTCGTGCACAGCAAAATTTCCTTGACGAGGCTCAGTCCTTGCGATCCAACGGCAACGACCTTCGACACGATCACCAATCCCTTGTCAACGAGAATAGATCTTTGCGAGCCAACAACAAGGCTCTGATGGACGAGAATGAAGATCTCCGAGAGAATCTGGATGGTATTCAACATGAGCTTGATGTTGCTCGCGAAGAGATCGAAGCACTTCGACAACAAGTGCAGCTGATGAGGCAAGAGAAGATGACACTTCGCGAAGACAACGATAGCCTAGTCCGACATAACGACAAATATTTCAACGAAAACAAGACTCTTCGCCGTGAGAACTCTGGTTTTGAGCGTAGCATTCATGATTTGCATGAAAACAACATTAGGCtcaaagaagagcttgaggGAGTGAAGAAGCAATTCGACCGCTACCGACCGTCCG ACATGCCGGATCTACCCGAGTTGACAACGCACACCGACGACCTTATGACTGGTAGCAACGAAATGCAGAAACGTGATGCTACTTCACACAGCGACAAGGTTGATGCACGACACCGATCCAAGAGCAGCGTGAAGTCATCACCATCGAAGAATGCTGGCACCGCTCAAAAGGTTGCATTTGACCTTCCCGACAAGGCGACCGAAAAGCCGCTGCAGGGATCCAAGTCCACGGTAGCAAATCAAGGAAGCAAACGCCGAAGCGCGAGCAGACTTTCCCTGGACCcctttggcgatgatgatacGACGGGGATGCTGTCTGTGGACAACATCACTCAGGACCTGGCCGTATCCCTGAACCTGTCCACAACGGACCATAAGGGCAAAGAGATAAAGCAGCCTCGAGGCCTTCATACCGAAAAGTCAGCACCCAAAGTTGTGCACATTGATTCCAAATCGCAGTCATTTAAGAAATCTGTTATGGCAACTGAGGCTGGCGTGCGGACTGTCAGGATTGTCGATAGAGATGTTTGTCCCGCACTGTCGACTAATGCTCGACGGATTCTGGATGATCTATGTGGACACAACTGCCAGAACTGCACGGTCTGCAGCCGCATCACGTCTCATTCTGGTGTCATCTCCTCTGCCGATCTGGCTGCCGGCAAGAAGCGTGTCTCGATCCCGCGGCCCGTTCCTGTCAGCGAGCGTGGGGTGTCAGGCGGCGACCACACAGTTCGACCAGCTCACTCCCCTGGCTATGCCTTGGCTCTTGTAATCAAGGGTTTAGAAGATGAATCACAGCATCTTCAGCTGGAACTGACGCGCCTTCAAGCCCGATACAATAGAAGTGATAAGTCAATGGGCCGCCAGGAGAGACAGGATCTGGCTGAAGCGATTCGCGTGCTTTTGAAGCGCGTTGAGTCGAAGAGCGACCAGATTTACAGCCTATACGATGTGCTTGAGGGCCAGAAGGCTGCCGGCCAGGAGatgacagaagaagaagtggaaATGACAGTCTTGAACATTACGGGCATGACTGTACGAGACGCCACGAATTTGAGTGATCAAATGACATGGGAGGGCATTGTGGAGGCCTAA
- a CDS encoding uncharacterized protein (EggNog:ENOG41~SECRETED:SignalP(1-21)~CAZy:GH76) encodes MSRLPTVHAVFAFAFLPLVIGAPGLYKQEYCSVAVTDCTNCRPSPDNFLPTAVNTSTSDHAGTDILEGAFSALAVLQNEYYQIGRNTWPSAIDWTAAVTETVVCSVISTLTRSLDSLLLGTNPAIREAHENLISTVYDQVIGYHFEQDIVAIRDQAFDDILWVVLGWIEAINFARSHSSLHFPGADSNFNASFPTDVHEALASLPWRGQFWIPSFQSRAKSFWLLGAQGWDTALCHGGMVWNPRLEPYKNAITNELYVSASISMYQYLNNGTAVDKDPLHLQAAIEGYKWLMGSNMTNNEGLFVDGFHIDRQKPGNVECDVRDEMVYTYNQGVLLTGQRGLWDVTGSPSYLADGHNLIQAVIKATGWSLKTNQPVDLIEMTSKLPKWRGLGRGGILEEQCDASGTCSQDSQTFKGIYFHHLNAFCRPLQWDDINDRNNLNMDSFSHVKAAHRCACGAYLGWIKHNALAALRTRDSRGRFGMWWGSGIFGNITVSPEADGINHKAVNSTDYRNHGTPKDEVWGRSARWLPGNGKGALEKQAPFTSNLKLDLKNMDVAEPAEILLMEKPRDGDPNDRGRGRTVETQVGGVALLRAYWDISQSQSS; translated from the exons ATGAGTCGACTCCCTACTGTACATGctgtctttgcttttgcttttctacCTCTCGTGATTGGTGCCCCTGGACTGTATAAACAAGAATACTGCTCCGTGGCGGTCACAGATTGTACCAATTGTCGTCCATCGCCAGATAATTTTCTCCCTACAGCGGTAAACACTTCTACTTCAGATCATGCCGGCACTGATATCCTAGAAGGTGCATTCTCGGCGCTTGCTGTGTTACAAAATGAATACTATCAAATAGGAAGAAACACATGGCCATCAGCAATAGACTGGACTGCCGCGGTTACGGAGACTGTCGTTTGCTCCGTAATTTCGACTCTTACGAGGTCGCTAGACTCGTTACTTCTAGGCACTAATCCAGCTATTCGGGAAGCGCATGAAAATCTCATCTCTACAGTTTACGATCAAGTTATTGGTTATCATTTCGAGCAGGATATAGTTGCCATCCGAGATCAA GCCTTTGATGACATATTATGGGTGGTACTGGGCTGGATAGAGGCCATAAACTTTGCTCGATCGCATAGCAGTCTCCATTTCCCCGGCGCCGATTCCAATTTCAATGCTAGTTTCCCAACTGATGTTCATGAAGCTTTGGCGTCGCTGCCTTGGCGCGGTCAGTTTTGGATTCCCTCGTTCCAAAGCCGAGCCAAGAGTTTTTGGCTACTCGGCGCACAGGGATGGGATACTGCCTTGTGCCACGGCGGCATGGTCTGGAATCCCCGTCTAGAGCCTTACAAGAATGCCATTACGAATGAGCTTTATGTTTCTGCCTCTATTTCCATGTATCAGTACCTTAACAACGGAACCGCTGTTGACAAAGACCCtctgcatctccaagcaGCCATTGAGGGCTACAAATGGCTTATGGGCAGCAACATGACCAACAACGAAGGCCTATTCGTCGATGGTTTCCACATTGATCGACAGAAACCTGGCAATGTGGAGTGCGATGTCCGCGACGAAATGGTGTATACTTACAACCAGGGAGTACTGCTGACGGGACAAAGGGGATTGTGGGACGTGACAGGGAGCCCTTCGTATCTTGCAGACGGGCACAACCTTATCCAGGCAGTCATAAAAGCCACTGGTTGGAGTCTAAAGACGAACCAGCCAGTAGACTTGATAGAGATGACTTCAAAACTACCAAAATGGAGAGGCCTTGGCCGTGGAGGCATTCTGGAAGAGCAGTGTGATGCAAGCGGCACTTGCTCCCAGGATAGTCAGACGTTCAAAGGGATATACTTTCATCATTTGAACGCATTTTGTCGGCCCCTACAGTGGGATGATATAAACGACCGCAACAATCTCAACATGGATAGCTTCAGCCACGTCAAAGCAGCCCATAGATGTGCTTGCGGGGCGTATCTTGGCTGGATCAAGCATAACGCCCTGGCAGCGCTGAGAACTCGAGACAGCAGGGGCCGCTTCGGCATGTGGTGGGGATCAGGCATTTTCGGCAACATTACTGTTTCGCCAGAAGCAGATGGGATCAATCACAAGGCCGTAAACTCTACCGATTATCGCAACCACGGGACGCCCAAAGACGAGGTTTGGGGCCGAAGTGCAAGATGGCTGCCGGGCAATGGGAAGGGGGCCCTGGAGAAACAAGCCCCGTTTACGTCAAATCTGAAATTGGACCTAAAGAACATGGACGTGGCAGAGCCTGCGGAGATACTACTCATGGAAAAGCCACGCGACGGCGATCCCAATGATCGCGGCAGGGGAAGGACGGTGGAAACGCAGGTAGGAGGCGTTGCTCTGCTGCGCGCCTATTGGGACATTTCGCAGTCGCAGTCGTCATGA
- a CDS encoding uncharacterized protein (EggNog:ENOG41~SECRETED:SignalP(1-16)): MALVIGLVAAAARALASDHNGNPGYNNGYNRNGYNNGYNNGYANSNYNYNSNGPAPYAPYATYGTGRRSGCRATRRMERRMRKAERKAMEADMVMSFMNSGSRSRAAVPPPPPQPASGGVSYMNYGEGPAPRGVYSSEAQGVVSGSYRDRMPAGAPEGYRWRDEQSRDRPVGRRDVGSSSASSSTDGLPSYEQAVQKPRKS, from the coding sequence ATGGCCTTGGTTATTGGCCTcgttgcagcagctgccCGAGCCCTGGCTAGCGATCATAACGGCAACCCGGGCTACAACAACGGCTACAATAGAAATGGCTACAACAATGGTTACAACAATGGCTACGCCAACAGCAACTACAACTACAACAGCAACGGCCCCGCTCCTTATGCCCCATATGCCACATATGGTACAGGAAGGAGGAGTGGTTGCCGTGCAACACGCCGCATGGAACGAAGAATGCGCAAGGCAGAGCGCAAGGCCATGGAGGCCGACATGGTCATGTCCTTTATGAACTCTGGCTCGCGCTCTCGTGCAGcagtgccgccgccgccccccCAGCCCGCCAGCGGAGGCGTATCTTACATGAATTACGGCGAGGGCCCCGCGCCAAGAGGCGTATATTCCTCCGAGGCGCAGGGGGTCGTGTCCGGCTCTTATAGGGACCGCATGCCTGCGGGAGCGCCCGAGGGCTACCGATGGAGGGACGAGCAGAGTCGCGATCGGCCAGTGGGTCGAAGAGATGTGGGAAGCTCGAGTGCGAGCTCATCGACGGATGGCTTGCCATCGTATGAACAGGCCGTTCAGAAGCCGCGCAAATCATGA
- a CDS encoding uncharacterized protein (TransMembrane:2 (i312-331o337-356i)~BUSCO:EOG092D1KAG): MGSAKKNLKATKKFEKSHLKDVLDKRKAGAKLKQKLQIRNKQKEKRAQDAEYLKGTKESEGDASSKKPAGAKAKKVTEMSVDDFFSGGFEDIIDKKDKAGKLGKRKRSEAKEEESEESDSDMSIGAQPVASDSEDGSDDDDEGAGLGMSAEAMKGLAEKDPEFFKFLKENDPEALDFDENADLAEVDELSAGEEDEELPKKKRKKGSKADEEATQSNELTRSTIAGWRKAMEETKSLRATRQVVLAFRCAAHLDEADEEGQGDMRWSINSPEVFNDILLLALKEVPLVLNHHLPIKESAAGKVYVQTEGKKFKTLSLLLKSYIASIMHLLNSLSDDGTITVTLLAIVEILPYLLSFKKLIKALAKSMVNLWAQAAGSHSSRVTAFRVIRRLVIIGDKGIRETVLKAVYQGLVQGCRVTNHNTLAGIDMMKFSAAGLWGIDPAVGYTTAFTFIRQLAIHLRNSIVNNKNDSFRMVYNWQFTHSLDFWARVLAEHCTPLKEAEAGKESPLRPLIYPLVQVTLGAMRLLPTSLYFPLRFHLIRSLLVLSRAADVYIPLASPLLEVLNSAEMKKAPKASTLKPMDFAVAYRAPKSYLRTRVFQDGIGEEVVELMSSFMYTWSTSISFPELALPVIIQLKRWLKQVSAKSSGNKNSKLVSQFSVLVQKLEANAKFIEEKRAKVDFAPKHRSQVDAFLKDFDAAKTPLGAYVVGQAAARAERAKVLAEARQEEERKRKEDEKGESPSDEEENSDEEVDMDDELGGEDDDEEEEEEQDDE, encoded by the coding sequence ATGGGTAGCGCCAAGAAAAACTTGAAAGCGACAAAAAAATTCGAAAAATCGCATCTGAAGGATGTTCTAGATAAGAGAAAGGCCGGCGCAAAGctgaagcagaagctgcagatcagaaacaagcaaaaagagaaacgagCTCAAGATGCCGAGTATTTGAAGGGCACCAAGGAAAGCGAGGGCGATGCCTCTTCCAAGAAACCTGCCGGggccaaggcgaagaaggtcACCGAGATGAGCGTCGACGACTTCTTCTCCGGCGGCTTCGAGGACATCATCgacaagaaggacaaggctgGCAAACTCGGCAAGCGAAAGCGAAGCGAagccaaggaagaagaatctGAAGAAAGCGACTCTGACATGTCAATTGGTGCCCAGCCCGTTGCGAGCGACAGCGAAGAtggcagcgacgacgacgacgagggtgCTGGACTAGGCATGAGCGCTGAAGCCATGAAGGGCCTTGCAGAGAAGGATCCAGAGTTTTTCAAGTTTCTGAAAGAAAACGACCCCGAAGCGTTGGATTTCGACGAGAATGCAGACTTGGCCGAGGTCGACGAACTCAGCGccggcgaagaagacgaggagctgccaaagaagaagagaaagaagggcaGCAAGGCGGACGAAGAGGCAACACAGAGCAATGAGCTGACTCGCAGCACTATTGCAGGCTGGAGGAAAGCAATGGAGGAGACCAAGTCTCTGCGAGCGACCAGACAAGTGGTGCTCGCTTTCCGATGCGCTGCCCACCTTGACGAAGCCGATGAGGAGGGCCAGGGCGATATGCGATGGTCCATCAACAGCCCAGAAGTCTTTAATGAtattctgcttcttgctttGAAGGAAGTCCCTCTCGTTCTTAACCACCACCTCCCTATCAAGGAGTCAGCAGCAGGCAAGGTCTACGTTCAAACAGAGGGCAAGAAGTTCAAGACATTATCTCTGCTCTTGAAGTCTTACATTGCCTCTATCATGCACCTGCTCAACTCGCTCTCAGACGACGGCACAATCACCGTCACCCTTTTGGCGATTGTGGAGATTCTCCCATACTTGCTCTCTTTTAAGAAGCTCATCAAGGCTCTGGCCAAGTCCATGGTCAACCTCTGGGCTCAAGCCGCTGGCTCTCACTCATCGCGAGTCACTGCTTTCCGTGTTATTAGACGGCTCGTCATTATCGGAGACAAGGGTATCCGCGAAACCGTCCTCAAGGCTGTCTACCAGGGCCTCGTCCAGGGCTGCCGAGTCACCAACCACAACACCCTTGCGGGAATCGATATGATGAAGTTTTCGGCCGCCGGACTCTGGGGCATCGATCCTGCTGTCGGCTACACCACAGCCTTCACTTTCATCCGCCAACTCGCCATCCACCTCCGCAACAGCATCGTCAACAACAAGAACGATTCGTTCCGTATGGTCTACAACTGGCAGTTCACTCACTCTCTTGACTTCTGGGCACGCGTCCTTGCCGAGCACTGCACGCCTTTGaaggaggccgaggccgGCAAGGAGAGCCCTTTGAGGCCACTTATCTATCCCCTCGTCCAGGTTACCCTCGGTGCCATGCGTCTCCTCCCCACATCTCTATACTTCCCTCTTCGATTCCACCTCATCCGCTCACTGCTCGTCCTGTCGCGTGCTGCCGACGTCTACATCCCGCTTGCCTCGCCTCTACTAGAAGTGCTCAACTCcgcagagatgaagaaggctcCAAAGGCATCAACTCTCAAGCCGATGGACTTTGCCGTCGCTTACAGAGCCCCCAAGTCATATCTCCGCACACGAGTCTTCCAAGACGGCATTGGAGAGGAAGTCGTCGAGCTCATGAGCAGCTTCATGTACACTTGGTCGACCTCCATCTCGTTCCCCGAACTCGCCCTCCCCGTCATCATCCAGCTCAAGCGATGGCTTAAGCAAGTCAGCGCCAAGTCCAGCGGCAACAAGAACTCCAAGCTCGTCTCACAGTTCTCCGTCTTGGTGCAGAAGCTTGAGGCCAACGCCAAGTTCATCGAGGAGAAGCGCGCCAAGGTCGACTTTGCGCCCAAGCACCGAAGCCAGGTCGACGCATTCCTGAAGGACTTTGATGCGGCGAAGACACCCCTGGGTGCCTACGTCGTTGGCCAGGCTGCTGCCAGAGCCGAGCGCGCAAAGGTCCTGGCGGAAGCCAGACAGGAGGAAGAgcgaaagaggaaagaggacGAAAAGGGAGAGTCACcaagcgatgaagaagaaaacagcgATGAGGAGGTGGATATGGACGACGAGCTTGGAGGggaggatgacgacgaggaagaggaagaggaacagGATGACGAGTAG
- a CDS encoding uncharacterized protein (BUSCO:EOG092D3O42): protein MNPRQSYAPTPHSYVPNTSLSATINLDEEVKLTGTRAERDLQDSLGELFSIIVTLDELEKAFLKDAIPEAEYTDICERSLRQYKALLADETIANEFKDLEDFKAKWDLDVPRATERLRVGMPSTTVTASSAAPASAPAAAANNTSGVLILEATQEFITFLDAVKLGLLSKDQLHPLLSDVIQSVNRVTDKDFDNRGKIVQWLITLNQMKASDELSEQQARELDLDIQQAYQGFRRTLT from the exons ATGAACCCGCGTCAGAGCTACGCGCCAACTCCCCACAGCTACGTCCCCAACACAAGTCTGTCCGCCACCATCAACCTCGATGAG GAGGTGAAACTTACCGGCACCCGCGCCGAGCGCGATCTCCAAGACTCACTTGGCGAACTGTTCAGCATCATCGTCACGCTCGATGAGCTGGAAAAGGCGTTCCTCAAGGATGCGATCCCGGAGGCTGAATACACAGACATCTGCGAGCGCTCATTGAGGCAGTACAAGGCGCTTCTGGCGGATGAGACGATTGCAAACGAGTTCAAGGACCTCGAAGATTTCAAAGCTAAATGGGAT CTCGATGTCCCCCGCGCAACTGAACGCCTCCGAGTCGGCATGCCATCCACCACCGTCACCGCATCCTCCGCCGCTCCGGCATCAGCGCccgcagccgccgccaacaaCACCAGCGGCGTGCTCATCCTAGAGGCGACGCAAGAATTCATCACCTTCCTCGACGCCGTCAAGCTCGGCCTGCTGTCCAAGGATCAGCTGCACCCGCTCCTCTCGGATGTGATCCAGTCGGTGAACCGTGTGACGGATAAGGATTTCGACAACCGGGGCAAGATTGTGCAGTGGCTCATTACGCTGAACCAGATGAAGGCGTCGGATGAACTTAGCGAGCAGCAGGCGAGGGAGCTGGACTTGGACATTCAGCAGGCGTATCAGGGCTTTAGACGTACATTGACATGA
- a CDS encoding uncharacterized protein (EggNog:ENOG41), translated as MSIDLNWETLTSGPDGDALAESIRTFIHTKFQTVQLPRFIRSVNVHGFDFGTIPPELELKDITDPLPDFYEQELDDDEDDSDDSDEDEESIAERERLAAAAAMMEARKRENGLREALKSDVSSHDLGRAFLGTSTPGILGGPGRNYFQAHLATGTHTPLAAVAGAHLGGTSWMGSAAGSEAQTPYHSREASVSSIDNFQAALDPGAGLGLGAKSDVSSTLGQPSRPSTSHGQVSGGGSAIVDDDDEEEEGGKRAAEREAKVEDVQAVFRIRYAGDVRLNLTAEILLDYPMPSFVGIPLKLNITGLTFDGVGVLAHIRKRVHFCFLNPDDALAAVGPEGDKEESMAGEGNGGGGGGGGGGEKKQQQQQQQGQQQTGGRFGGLLQEIKVESEIGERESGRQSLKNVGKVERFVLEQVRRIFEEEFVYPSFWTFLV; from the coding sequence ATGTCGATTGATCTCAACTGGGAGACGCTCACAAGCGGACCAGATGGCGATGCGCTGGCCGAGAGCATCAGGACCTTCATCCACACCAAGTTCCAGACGGTGCAGCTGCCGCGGTTCATCAGATCCGTCAACGTCCACGGCTTTGATTTTGGCACGATCCCGCCTGAGCTGGAGCTAAAGGATATTACAGACCCGCTGCCGGATTTCTACGAGCAGgagctggatgatgatgaggacgacagCGACGACAgtgacgaggatgaggagagcATCGccgagagggagaggctggcggcggcagcggcgatgatggaGGCCCGCAAGCGCGAGAATGGTCTCAGGGAGGCGCTCAAGAGCGATGTGAGCAGCCATGATCTGGGGAGGGCTTTTCTGGGCACGTCGACGCCAGGTATCCTGGGTGGGCCGGGGAGGAACTATTTCCAGGCGCATCTGGCGACGGGGACGCACACGCCGCTGGCTGCGGTTGCGGGAGCGCACTTGGGAGGGACGAGCTGGATGGGATCGGCGGCTGGGTCGGAGGCACAGACGCCGTATCATAGCAGGGAGGCGTCGGTGAGCTCCATCGACAACTTCCAGGCGGCGCTTGATCCGGGCGCAGGGCTGGGCTTGGGTGCCAAGTCAGATGTTTCGAGCACACTGGGTCAGCCGTCGAGACCGTCGACGAGCCATGGGCAGGTCAGCGGCGGCGGATCTGCGATtgttgacgacgacgatgaggaagaggagggcgGCAAGAGGGCTGCCGAGCGGGAGGCGAAAGTGGAGGACGTGCAGGCGGTGTTTCGGATTCGATATGCGGGCGACGTCAGGCTGAACCTGACGGCGGAGATTTTGCTCGACTATCCGATGCCGAGCTTCGTGGGGATTCCGCTGAAGCTGAACATTACGGGGTTGACGTTTGATGGGGTGGGCGTGCTGGCGCATATTCGGAAGAGGGTgcatttctgcttcttgaacCCGGATGACGCGCTGGCTGCGGTGGGACCGGAGGGGGATAAGGAAGAGTCTATGGCGGGAGAAGGTaatggagggggaggaggaggagggggaggaggggagaagaagcagcagcaacaacaacaacaaggaCAACAGCAGACTGGAGGGCGATTCGGTGGACTGCTGCAGGAGATCAAGGTGGAAAGCGAGAttggagagcgagagagtGGGAGGCAGAGCTTGAAGAATGTGGGAAAGGTGGAGAGGTTTGTGCTGGAGCAGGTGAGGAGGATATTTGAGGAGGAATTTGTGTATCCGAGTTTCTGGACGTTTTTGGTATGA